A portion of the Corticium candelabrum chromosome 5, ooCorCand1.1, whole genome shotgun sequence genome contains these proteins:
- the LOC134180156 gene encoding uncharacterized protein LOC134180156, translating to MAQALKSSPDGRAGHESVVIGEKMFVWGGRTQSIGVFHSRVNLFSVNMISGVWDAHTADAKDKPTRCESACSAVVGNTIYSYGGVISVSPFRTLDELYKLNIEEMRWRRVEIEGTKPAGRCGAAMCCVNGKLIMMGGYGPMTSDRRHSQAEYKENPSRSGYGWNNELWSFDGETDCWSPVCVTGSKPSPRAFHTLTAADEKRVILFGGYDGQKCLNDLWLLDVQKKMWTHITPSSLLWPQPRSQHTMCTICCKDEEIKVLLMGGYDGSVMKDCWMIDVMRGSSEKLMIDGDMFARRAHSVGCVTLSDDTVAISVFGGYSSYHSVTSSPRFYQWNPRNLSVLHNGLPAAGTGVLAVCHESASVSLAGETSQETRQLMEQIGHLTERNSQLQSRLDDSERLKDECNVQLSVERSRTDEARALCEEKDKQIEELIDERQSLQHEVERLKEETSNQQTQLYYKQKAIDSLLSEREARQREMNRMREEKGELERRVEEMDLLLKNAEAASEDAERRVRENEEVLNIAAEDIQLSDKEIGSGAFGSVRVGYWRGCPVAVKVLHKELARDHYQRRLFEKEVCVSSRLHHPNIAAVCGVTRQLDAPFCLIMELLQASLSDVIEAAHVSGIYLTLREQTDLAHDCLSGLTYLHNLPRPILHGDIRPTNILITSVMRAKIGDLGSARFTDGSLSVGPMSTLYVAPERLANNALPNNQRADVYSMGVSLGELFTGYQGNREDRTRQLRSVRHWDLRVVCCQMAHEDGSTRMKASEALNVNNRVVRSEEYTRCGPRRMVKGVTDGVKKVTLCEKPW from the exons ATGG CTCAAGCATTGAAATCTTCACCAGATGGAAGAGCAGGCCATGAGAGTGTTGTAATAGGAGAGAAAATGTTTGTTTGGGGAGGAAGGACTCAGTCAATTGGTGTCTTTCACTCTCGAGTTAACTTGTTTAGTGTGAACATGATATCTGGGGTGTGGGATGCTCACACTGCTGATGCTAAAGACAAACCAACACGTTGTGAATCAGCATGCAGTGCTGTAGTTGGCAATACCATCTATTCATATGGAGGAGTGATTAGTGTATCACCATTTCGAACATTAGATGAATTATACAAATTGAACATTGAGGAGATGAGGTGGAGGAGAGTGGAAATAGAAGGAACAAAACCTGCAGGAAGATGTGGAGCAGCAATGTGTTGTGTGAATGGCAAACTTATAATGATGGGTGGATATGGTCCAATGACATCAGACAGACGACATTCACAAGCTGAATACAAGGAGAATCCATCCAGAAGTGGTTATGGTTGGAACAATGAATTATGGTCATTTGATGGTGAGACAG ATTGTTGGTCTCCAGTGTGTGTGACTGGTTCTAAACCATCTCCACGTGCTTTTCACACACTGACAGCTGCGGATGAGAAAAGAGTCATCTTGTTTGGTGGCTATGATGGTCAGAAATGTTTGAATGATTTGTGGTTATTGGATGTGCAGAAAAAG ATGTGGACTCACATCACACCATCTTCTCTATTGTGGCCACAACCAAGAAGTCAGCACACTATGTGTACAATATGCTGTAAAGATGAAGAGATTAAGGTGTTACTGATGGGAGGATATGATGGAAGTGTTATGAAAGACTGTTGGATGATAGATGTGATGAGAGGCAGCAGTGAGAAG CTTATGATTGATGGTGACATGTTTGCTCGTCGTGCTCATTCTGTTGGTTGTGTTACACTATCAGATGACACAGTAGCCATCAGTGTATTTGGTGGTTATTCCTCGTATCATTCTGTTACCTCCAGTCCACGTTTCTACCAGTGGA atCCTCGtaatttgtctgtccttcATAATGGTTTACCAGCAGCAGGAACTGGTGTACTTGCTGTTTGTCATGAGTCAGCAAGTGTCTCTCTTGCTGGTGAGACAAGTCAAGAG ACAAGGCAATTAATGGAACAAATTGGACATCTCACAGAAAGAAATTCACAATTGCAGAGTCGACTAGATGATAGCGAACGATTAAAGGATGAGTGTAATGTACAGCTGAGTGTGGAAAG gAGCAGAACAGATGAAGCCAGAGCTTTGTGTGaggagaaagacaaacagattgaagAATTGATTGATGAAAGGCAAAGTCTGCAACATGAAGTGGAGAGACTGAAGGAGGAGACGAGCAATCAGCAGACACAGTTGTATTACAAACAGAAAGCTATTGATAGTTTACTTAGTGAAAGAGAAGcaagacagagagaaatgAATAGAATGAGAGAAGAGAAGGGAGAGCTAGAACGAAGGGTAGAAGAGATGGATTTATTGCTGAAAAATGCAGAGGCAGCAAGTGAAGATGCAGAGAGAAGAGTAAGGGAGAACGAGGAGGTGCTGAACATTGCAGCAGAAGACATACAACTGAGTGATAAGGAAATAGGCAGTGGAGCATTTGGAT CTGTTCGTGTCGGCTACTGGCGTGGCTGCCCAGTGGCTGTCAAAGTGTTACACAAGGAACTGGCAAGGGATCATTACCAGAGACGTCTGTTTGAAAAGGAAGTGTGTGTTTCTTCCAGATTACACCATCCCAATATTGCTGctgtgtgtggtgtcactCGTCAACTGGATGCTCCATTCTGTCTGATCAtggaactattacaggcttcATTGTCAGACGTCATTGAAGCAGCACACGTGAGTGGCATCTACTTGACATTGAGAGAACAGACAGATCTTGCTCATGATTGTTTGAGTGGCCTCACATATTTGCACAATTTG CCTCGTCCTATTCTGCATGGTGATATTCGTCCTACAAACATCCTCATCACATCAGTGATGAGAGCAAAGATAGGAGACTTGGGTTCTGCACGTTTTACTGATGGCTCACTGTCAGTGGGTCCTATGAGTACACTGTATGTTGCACCAGAACGATTGGCCAATAACGCTTTACCCAACAACCAAAGAGCAGACGTGTACAGTATGGGCGTAAGTCTGGGAGAATTGTTTACTGGATATCAAGGGAATCGTGAAGACAGAACAAGACAACTGCGATCTGTGCGTCACTGGGATctgcgtgtggtgtgttgtcAGATGGCTCACGAGGATGGCAGCACTAGAATGAAGGCAAGTGAAGCTCTCAATGTTAACAACAGAGTTGTGAGGAGTGAGGAGTACACGAGATGTGGTCCACGACGTATGGTGAAGGGAGTGACGGATGGAGTAAAGAAGGTGACACTGTGTGAGAAACCATGGTGA
- the LOC134180607 gene encoding ubiquinone biosynthesis monooxygenase COQ6, mitochondrial-like isoform X1, with amino-acid sequence MQRFLCTSGGPVHFDVLVAGGGLVGACLACSLGRLSVLKDRKLAVLEGQKLKSLDKYSKSYVPETYSNRVSAITPGSAALLDEIGVWQDIKKTRFKQFNRMQVWDACSEAHISFNCDDVAAPRMGYIVENDVIVAALHERLKSFPNIEVLEGVRVEAIQSDNKDKASWLSCTLSNSSLLNTKLLIGADGATSTVRRAANMENYSYSYNQMAVVATLQLSEPSDNLTAWQRFLPSGPIALLPLSENASSLVWSTSPDHARSLLEMSGDSFVDAVNSAFCEDYPRHTFVESSLATLNAIIQTVGGGANQTVFQLPPSILNVTDKSRASFPLHLGHSPQYVRRRLALIGDAAHRVHPMAGQGVNLGFSDVQCLANLIKEAAGQGQDLGSLHYLRSYEKERLQNVVPMMAAIDGLNRLFTTSVIPLVWARALGLQLTDAFAPVKRSIMEFAMK; translated from the exons ATGCAACGATTTTTGTGTACGTCTGGAGGGCCGGTGCATTTTGATGTACTTGTTGCAGGAGGAGGACTGGTTGGTGCATGTTTGGCGTGCAGTCTGG GAAGGTTATCAGTGTTGAAAGATAGGAAACTGGCTGTGTTGGAAGGACAGAAGTTAAAGTCTTTGGATAAATATTCGAAATCGTATGTACCTGAGACGTACAGTAATCGTGTCAGTGCTATTACTCCAGGCTCGGCTGCCTTGCTAGACG AAATTGGGGTGTGGCAAGATATAAAGAAAACTCGATTCAAACAATTTAACAGAATGCAG GTGTGGGATGCATGCAGTGAGGCCCATATATCTTTCAACTGTGATGATGTTGCTGCTCCACGTATGGGCTACATAGTGGAGAATGACGTCATAGTAGCTGCTCTGCACGAACGTCTGAAAAGTTTTCCCAACATCGAGGTCTTGGAAGGAGTTCGCGTAGAAGCAATTCAATCAGACAACAAGGACAAG GCATCATGGCTGAGCTGCACATTGAGCAACAGTTCACTTCTCAACACAAAACTTCTA ATTGGTGCAGACGGAGCAACATCAACAGTGAGAAGGGCTGCAAATATGGAAAACTACTCGTACAGCTACAATCAGATGGCTGTTGTAGCAACACTCCAGCTGTCAGAA CCAAGTGACAATCTTACAGCTTGGCAAAGGTTCCTTCCATCTGGTCCAATAGCTTTGCTACCT CTGTCTGAAAACGCATCCTCACTTGTGTGGAGCACATCACCTGATCATGCACGGTCTCTTTTGGAAATGTCGGGAGACAGTTTTGTTGATGCTGTTAATTCAGCTTTT TGTGAAGACTACCCAAGACATACATTTGTTGAGTCATCACTTGCAACTCTTAATGCAATCATACAAACAGTCGGTGGAGGTG CAAATCAAACGGTTTTCCAGCTTCCACCTTCTATATTGAATGTGACAGACAAAAGCAGAGCATCGTTTCCTCTCCATCTCGGCCACAGTCCGCAGTATGTTCGGAGGAGACTTGCTCTTATAGG TGATGCAGCTCATCGAGTGCATCCAATGGCAGGACAGGGAGTCAATTTAGGATTTTCGGATGTGCAGTGTCTTGCGAATCTGATAAAGGAAGCAGCAGGACAAGGACAAGATCTTG GTTCTTTGCATTATCTACGTTCTTATGAAAAAGAAAGGCTACAAAATGTTGTGCCAATGATGGCAGCAATCGACGGCTTGAACAGGCTCTTTACAACATCGGTTATTCCTCTTGTGTGGGCTCGGGCTCTTGGTTTACAATTAACCGATGCTTTTGCACCAGTAAAG CGAAGTATCATGGAATTCGCAATGAAGTAA
- the LOC134180607 gene encoding ubiquinone biosynthesis monooxygenase COQ6, mitochondrial-like isoform X2 has product MQRFLCTSGGPVHFDVLVAGGGLVGACLACSLGRLSVLKDRKLAVLEGQKLKSLDKYSKSYVPETYSNRVSAITPGSAALLDEIGVWQDIKKTRFKQFNRMQVWDACSEAHISFNCDDVAAPRMGYIVENDVIVAALHERLKSFPNIEVLEGVRVEAIQSDNKDKASWLSCTLSNSSLLNTKLLIGADGATSTVRRAANMENYSYSYNQMAVVATLQLSEPSDNLTAWQRFLPSGPIALLPLSENASSLVWSTSPDHARSLLEMSGDSFVDAVNSAFCEDYPRHTFVESSLATLNAIIQTVGGANQTVFQLPPSILNVTDKSRASFPLHLGHSPQYVRRRLALIGDAAHRVHPMAGQGVNLGFSDVQCLANLIKEAAGQGQDLGSLHYLRSYEKERLQNVVPMMAAIDGLNRLFTTSVIPLVWARALGLQLTDAFAPVKRSIMEFAMK; this is encoded by the exons ATGCAACGATTTTTGTGTACGTCTGGAGGGCCGGTGCATTTTGATGTACTTGTTGCAGGAGGAGGACTGGTTGGTGCATGTTTGGCGTGCAGTCTGG GAAGGTTATCAGTGTTGAAAGATAGGAAACTGGCTGTGTTGGAAGGACAGAAGTTAAAGTCTTTGGATAAATATTCGAAATCGTATGTACCTGAGACGTACAGTAATCGTGTCAGTGCTATTACTCCAGGCTCGGCTGCCTTGCTAGACG AAATTGGGGTGTGGCAAGATATAAAGAAAACTCGATTCAAACAATTTAACAGAATGCAG GTGTGGGATGCATGCAGTGAGGCCCATATATCTTTCAACTGTGATGATGTTGCTGCTCCACGTATGGGCTACATAGTGGAGAATGACGTCATAGTAGCTGCTCTGCACGAACGTCTGAAAAGTTTTCCCAACATCGAGGTCTTGGAAGGAGTTCGCGTAGAAGCAATTCAATCAGACAACAAGGACAAG GCATCATGGCTGAGCTGCACATTGAGCAACAGTTCACTTCTCAACACAAAACTTCTA ATTGGTGCAGACGGAGCAACATCAACAGTGAGAAGGGCTGCAAATATGGAAAACTACTCGTACAGCTACAATCAGATGGCTGTTGTAGCAACACTCCAGCTGTCAGAA CCAAGTGACAATCTTACAGCTTGGCAAAGGTTCCTTCCATCTGGTCCAATAGCTTTGCTACCT CTGTCTGAAAACGCATCCTCACTTGTGTGGAGCACATCACCTGATCATGCACGGTCTCTTTTGGAAATGTCGGGAGACAGTTTTGTTGATGCTGTTAATTCAGCTTTT TGTGAAGACTACCCAAGACATACATTTGTTGAGTCATCACTTGCAACTCTTAATGCAATCATACAAACAGTCGGTGGAG CAAATCAAACGGTTTTCCAGCTTCCACCTTCTATATTGAATGTGACAGACAAAAGCAGAGCATCGTTTCCTCTCCATCTCGGCCACAGTCCGCAGTATGTTCGGAGGAGACTTGCTCTTATAGG TGATGCAGCTCATCGAGTGCATCCAATGGCAGGACAGGGAGTCAATTTAGGATTTTCGGATGTGCAGTGTCTTGCGAATCTGATAAAGGAAGCAGCAGGACAAGGACAAGATCTTG GTTCTTTGCATTATCTACGTTCTTATGAAAAAGAAAGGCTACAAAATGTTGTGCCAATGATGGCAGCAATCGACGGCTTGAACAGGCTCTTTACAACATCGGTTATTCCTCTTGTGTGGGCTCGGGCTCTTGGTTTACAATTAACCGATGCTTTTGCACCAGTAAAG CGAAGTATCATGGAATTCGCAATGAAGTAA
- the LOC134180607 gene encoding ubiquinone biosynthesis monooxygenase COQ6, mitochondrial-like isoform X3 — protein sequence MFGVQSGLSVLKDRKLAVLEGQKLKSLDKYSKSYVPETYSNRVSAITPGSAALLDEIGVWQDIKKTRFKQFNRMQVWDACSEAHISFNCDDVAAPRMGYIVENDVIVAALHERLKSFPNIEVLEGVRVEAIQSDNKDKASWLSCTLSNSSLLNTKLLIGADGATSTVRRAANMENYSYSYNQMAVVATLQLSEPSDNLTAWQRFLPSGPIALLPLSENASSLVWSTSPDHARSLLEMSGDSFVDAVNSAFCEDYPRHTFVESSLATLNAIIQTVGGGANQTVFQLPPSILNVTDKSRASFPLHLGHSPQYVRRRLALIGDAAHRVHPMAGQGVNLGFSDVQCLANLIKEAAGQGQDLGSLHYLRSYEKERLQNVVPMMAAIDGLNRLFTTSVIPLVWARALGLQLTDAFAPVKRSIMEFAMK from the exons ATGTTTGGCGTGCAGTCTGG GTTATCAGTGTTGAAAGATAGGAAACTGGCTGTGTTGGAAGGACAGAAGTTAAAGTCTTTGGATAAATATTCGAAATCGTATGTACCTGAGACGTACAGTAATCGTGTCAGTGCTATTACTCCAGGCTCGGCTGCCTTGCTAGACG AAATTGGGGTGTGGCAAGATATAAAGAAAACTCGATTCAAACAATTTAACAGAATGCAG GTGTGGGATGCATGCAGTGAGGCCCATATATCTTTCAACTGTGATGATGTTGCTGCTCCACGTATGGGCTACATAGTGGAGAATGACGTCATAGTAGCTGCTCTGCACGAACGTCTGAAAAGTTTTCCCAACATCGAGGTCTTGGAAGGAGTTCGCGTAGAAGCAATTCAATCAGACAACAAGGACAAG GCATCATGGCTGAGCTGCACATTGAGCAACAGTTCACTTCTCAACACAAAACTTCTA ATTGGTGCAGACGGAGCAACATCAACAGTGAGAAGGGCTGCAAATATGGAAAACTACTCGTACAGCTACAATCAGATGGCTGTTGTAGCAACACTCCAGCTGTCAGAA CCAAGTGACAATCTTACAGCTTGGCAAAGGTTCCTTCCATCTGGTCCAATAGCTTTGCTACCT CTGTCTGAAAACGCATCCTCACTTGTGTGGAGCACATCACCTGATCATGCACGGTCTCTTTTGGAAATGTCGGGAGACAGTTTTGTTGATGCTGTTAATTCAGCTTTT TGTGAAGACTACCCAAGACATACATTTGTTGAGTCATCACTTGCAACTCTTAATGCAATCATACAAACAGTCGGTGGAGGTG CAAATCAAACGGTTTTCCAGCTTCCACCTTCTATATTGAATGTGACAGACAAAAGCAGAGCATCGTTTCCTCTCCATCTCGGCCACAGTCCGCAGTATGTTCGGAGGAGACTTGCTCTTATAGG TGATGCAGCTCATCGAGTGCATCCAATGGCAGGACAGGGAGTCAATTTAGGATTTTCGGATGTGCAGTGTCTTGCGAATCTGATAAAGGAAGCAGCAGGACAAGGACAAGATCTTG GTTCTTTGCATTATCTACGTTCTTATGAAAAAGAAAGGCTACAAAATGTTGTGCCAATGATGGCAGCAATCGACGGCTTGAACAGGCTCTTTACAACATCGGTTATTCCTCTTGTGTGGGCTCGGGCTCTTGGTTTACAATTAACCGATGCTTTTGCACCAGTAAAG CGAAGTATCATGGAATTCGCAATGAAGTAA
- the LOC134180609 gene encoding lysosomal cobalamin transporter ABCD4-like: MEHVGLINAADLSSPRRYPVRRRSNGKSRLGFDRLFLKRLWRILRVMMPGWLKTTTLLLIVLLLLAVGEQFAIYYTGLVPSQFYGVLTRKDANGFKTVLWKGAICITAAAMGRSFIQFVCGWLHVMWRKYLTDHLHDSYCTDIVYYNVNVLDPTLDNIDQRITQDVERFTFKLSDKVASKLIITPFTVIYYTYKCWNSIGYFGPVLIYLYFFVGVVINKLIMSPIVHLVYKQENLEGDFRFQHMQLRVHSESVAFYRSGELEKQRLSLKFKDLLSTQGLLVMWNFLLNSSVNIFDYVGGILSYLIIALAVFGTARFDSLSASDMSVLISENSFFCLYLINQFSSLIDLSNDLSDIAGYTHRIGQLMECLHDNHNDQHDLPWQAASETVSHVTDANTKGLCLQNVSYCPPSSDQLLVNDLTIELCVGKNILVSGRTGVGKSSLFRVISNIWPVVKGKIQWQIPYSTHFVFFLPQRAFLVQGSVREQVAYPRSPADVCDEKIKDALSMVDLSHIVDEIHFDKQPAVNWDDILSPGEVQKLGFARLFCHQPRYALLDEATSAVDEETEGKLYDMCQDLGITLVSISHRMSLKRYHHVELCLTGGGEWTLASMQ, from the exons ATGGAGCACGTGGGTCTTATAAACGCGGCAGATTTGTCAAGTCCTCGCAGATATCCTGTACGCAGAAGGAGTAATGGAAAGAGTAG ATTGGGATTTGATCGATTATTTCTTAAACGATTGTGGAGGATTTTGAGAGTGATGATGCCTGGTTGGCTCAAAACAACTACACTGCTTCTCAttgtgctgctgttgttggcTGTTGGAG AACAATTTGCTATTTATTACACGGGTCTAGTTCCCAGTCAGTTTTATGGAGTATTAACGAGGAAGGATGCCAATGGCTTCAAGACAGTTTTGTGGAAAGGAGCAATTTGTATTACAGCTGCAGCTATG ggTAGGAGCTTTATTCAGTTTGTGTGCGGATGGTTGCATGTGATGTGGAGGAAATATCTCACCGATCATCTTCACGACAGTTACTGTACAGACATTGTCTACTACAATGTCAATGTATTGGATCCCACACTCGACAACAT AGATCAACGTATAACACAAGATGTGGAACGCTTTACTTTCAAATTGAGTGACAAGGTTGCATCTAAGTTGATCATCACTCCATTCACAGTGATTTACTACACATACAAATGTTGGAACAGCATTGGCTACTTTGGTCCCGTTCTTATCTACCTCTACTTCTTTGTTGGAGTTGTTATCAACAAGTTAATAATGTCACCAATTGTACACTTAGtttacaaacaagaaaacctGGAAGGCGACTTTAG GTTTCAACACATGCAGCTGAGAGTTCACTCAGAGTCAGTAGCATTTTACAG GAGTGGAGAGCTAGAAAAGCAGAGACTGTCACTGAAGTTCAAG GACCTGCTGTCAACTCAGGGTCTTCTTGTGATGTGGAATTTCCTTCTAAACA GCTCAGTGAACATATTTGATTATGTGGGTGGAATACTGAGCTACCTTATTATTGCACTCGCAGTGTTTGGAACAGCACGCTTTGACTCGCTCTCTGCCAGTGACATGAGTGTCCTCATCAGTGag AACTCAttcttctgtctttacctCATCAATCAGTTCTCGTCTCTTATTGACCTTAGCAACGACTTGTCAGACATTGCAGGCTACACACACAG GATAGGACAACTTATGGAGTGTCTTCATGACAATCACAACGACCAGCATGACCTTCCATGGCAAGCTGCCAGTGAAAC agtaagtcacgtgactgatgctAACACAAAAGGTTTATGTCTTCAGAATGTGTCTTACTGTCCACCAAGCAGCGACCAGTTGTTAGTGAATG ACCTGACCATAGAATTATGTGTTGGCAAGAACATATTGGTGAGCGGCAGGACTGGAGTGGGCAAGAGCTCGCTGTTTCGAGTGATCAGCAACATTTGGCCAGTAGTGAAAG GTAAAATTCAATGGCAGATTCCTTATTCTACTCACTTTGTGTTCTTTCTTCCTCAACGAGCGTTTCTAGTGCAGGGATCTGTACGAGAGCAG GTTGCGTATCCGCGATCGCCTGCTGATGTTTGTGATGAGAAAATTAAAGATGCTCTTAGTATGGTCGACTTG agTCATATTGTAGATGAAATCCATTTTGACAAGCAACCGGCAGTAAACTG GGATGACATCCTTTCACCCGGTGAAGTTCAAAAGCTCGGCTTCGCTCGCCTTTTCTGTCATCAGCCACGATATGctt TGTTGGATGAAGCAACGAGTGCTGTAGATGAGGAAACAGAAGGAAAACTGTACGATATGTGCCAAGACTTAGGAATAACATTAGTCAGCATCAGCCACAGAATGTCTCTCAAAAGG tatCATCATGTCGAGCTGTGTCTAACAGGTGGTGGTGAGTGGACATTAGCAAGCATGCAGTAG
- the LOC134180606 gene encoding T-complex protein 1 subunit delta-like gives MTDKSKVRKYFQNREKPTACRESNISAAKAVADAIRTSLGPKGMDKMIQGPHGDVTITNDGATILKEMQVLHPAAKMLVELSKAQDVEAGDGTTTVVILAGSLLAEAQKLLEKGIHPTTVSESFQKAAAKAVEILTDMATPLELTDRESLLKSATTALNSKVVSQYSPLLAPMCVDAVLKVINTDQSTNVDLRDIKVVKKLGGTVDDTEMVEGLVFTQKVVTPTVTRVEKARIGLIQFQLSPPKTDMENQVVISDYTQMDRIVREERQYILELCKAIKKAGCNVLLVQKSILRDALSDLAIHFLTKMKILTIKDIERDDIEFICKSVGCRPIASVDHFTPDFLGNAELVETAATGDGKIIRITGPSVPTRTVTLVVRGSNKLVLEEAERSIHDALCVIRCLVKKRAIIAGGGAPEIEVAQKLMEHSHSLTGMEAYCVRAFAEALEVIPCTLAENAGLSPISTVTELRNRHANGEKTAGINVRKGTITNILEENVVQPLLVSTSALELAAETVRSILKIDDIVNAQRI, from the exons ATGACGGACAAATCGAAAGTTAGAAAATATTTCCAGAATCGCGAGAAGCCGACAGCATGCAGAGAGAGTAACATCTCAGCTGCAAAAG CCGTTGCCGACGCGATCAGAACGAGTCTTGGACCGAAAGGAATGGATAAAATG ATTCAAGGACCACACGGTGACGTCACGATAACAAACGACGGAGCAACGATACTAAAGGAAATGCAAGTGCTACATCCAGCAGCAAAAATG ttagTTGAATTGTCGAAGGCTCAGGACGTTGAGGCAGGAGACGGAACGACGACTGTCGTCATATTGGCTGGCAGCTTGTTAGCTGAAGCTCAAAAACTACTAGAAAAAG GTATCCATCCTACTACTGTTTCTGAGTCGTTTCAAAAAGCAGCAGCCAAAGCTGTTGAGATCCTTACTGACATGGCCACACCCCTTGAATTGACCGATCGAGAATCGTTACTCAAGAGTGCTACAACAGCATTGAACTCGAAA GTGGTGTCTCAGTATTCTCCATTGTTGGCTCCCATGTGTGTTGATGCCGTGTTGAAAGTCATCAACACGGATCAGTCAACGAACGTTGACCTCAGAGACATCAAAGTTGTGAAGAAACTCGG TGGGACGGTTGATGATACTGAGATGGTTGAAGGACTGGTGTTTACACAGAAGGTTGTCACGCCCACTGTTACTCGTGTGGAGAAGGCACGGATTGGACTCATACAATTTCAACTGTCACCACCTAAAACGGAT ATGGAAAACCAAGTAGTCATATCTGATTACACTCAAATGGATCGTATCGTTCGTGAGGAACGTCAGTATATCCTCGAATTATGTAAGGCAATTAAGAAGGCAGGATGTAATGTCCTTCTTGTACAGAAGAGCATCCTGAG GGATGCTTTGAGTGATCTTGCCATTCATTTCCTGACGAAGATGAAGATACTGACTATCAAGGATATTGAGAGAGACGACATTGAGTTTATATGCAAGAGTGTTGGCTGTAGGCCGATTGCAAGTGTCGATCATTTTACGCCCGACTTTCTTGGTAACGCCGAATTGGTGGAAACTGCAGCAACTGGAGATGGGAAAATAATCAGG ATCACTGGACCATCTGTACCTACTCGTACTGTCACCCTCGTTGTGAGAGGTTCCAACAAGTTGGTTCTAGAAGAAGCAGAACGATCCATTCATGATGCATTGTGTGTTATTAGATGTCTGGTCAAGAAACG GGCTATTATTGCAGGTGGTGGAGCTCCTGAAATTGAAGTGGCACAGAAGCTAATGGAACACTCTCACTCTTTAACTGGCATGGAGGCCTACTGTGTGCGAGCGTTCGCTGAAGCCTTAGAGGTGATTCCTTGCACACTTGCCGAGAACGCAGGATTGAGTCCAATATCAACAGTAACCGAGTTGAGAAACAGACACGCGAATGGAGAGAAAACTGCAGGAATCAATGTCAGGAAg GGCACAATTACTAATATCCTGGAGGAGAACGTAGTTCAACCGCTCTTAGTATCAACAAGCGCACTCGAGCTTGCTGCCGAAACTGTTCGTAGCATTCTCAAGATTGATGATATT GTTAATGCCCAGAGAATATGA